Proteins from one Ahaetulla prasina isolate Xishuangbanna chromosome 2, ASM2864084v1, whole genome shotgun sequence genomic window:
- the HTATIP2 gene encoding oxidoreductase HTATIP2: MAVPSSEEQKKQNCFILGASGETGKELLLEILKQQKFSRVTLIGRRKLNFEGTLYSNVAQEVVDFEKLDEFAAAFQGHDIGFCCLGTSRAKSGADGFVRVDRDYVEHAAKLAKAGGCHHFILESSRGADSSSRFLYLKTKGEVENRIKALGFDRFSIFRPGVLLCDRQESRPGEWLARKVLGVVAHFFPTYMSIPTTTVARAMANLAVMPAKDGQKVEVLENAAIHALGQSK, translated from the exons ATGGCGGTTCCCAGTTCAGAAGAACAGAAAAAGCAAAACTGTTTCATCTTGGGTGCTTCTGGAGAAACTGGGAAAGAATTGCTACTTGAAATCTTAAAGCAGCAAAAATTCTCTCGTGTCACCCTCATTGGCCGCCGAAAGCTAAATTTTGAAGGGACTCTTTACAGTAACGTG GCCCAAGAAGTTGTTGACTTTGAGAAGCTAGATGAATTTGCTGCTGCCTTCCAAGGACATGACATAGGATTTTGCTGCTTGGGGACAAGCAGAGCCAAATCTGGAGCG gatggATTTGTGCGTGTTGACCGTGATTATGTTGAACATGCAGCAAAGCTAGCCAAAGCTGGTGGGTGCCACCACTTTATCCTAGAGTCAAGCAGAGGTGCAGATAGCTCCAGCAGATTCCTCTATCTAAAGACTAAG gGTGAAGTAGAAAACAGGATTAAGGCACTTGGATTTGACCGATTCTCCATATTTAGACCAGG GGTGCTGCTATGTGATCGCCAGGAATCTCGGCCTGGTGAATGGCTGGCCAGGAAAGTCCTAGGAGTGGTAGCCCATTTCTTTCCCACCTATATGTCTATTCCTACCACGACAGTGGCCCGAGCAATGGCCAATCTTGCAGTGATGCCAGCAAAAGACGGGCAGAAAGTAGAGGTGCTGGAAAACGCTGCCATTCATGCCCTTGGTCAGTCAAAGTAA